A section of the Hemibagrus wyckioides isolate EC202008001 linkage group LG04, SWU_Hwy_1.0, whole genome shotgun sequence genome encodes:
- the LOC131351604 gene encoding sodium- and chloride-dependent GABA transporter 3-like, whose product MLKNKKVEARGLWDSKSEFLLAVAGDIVGLGNVWRFPYLCYRNGGGVFLVPYLVLAVTCGLPLFLLETAMGQYTQEGGITCWRKICPLAEGVGYAAQVIQLYGCMCYIIILAWALLYLVLSFKSPLPWATCDNTWNTNSCIAVVNHDNWTNQANSTSAATEFWERRVLTISKGIDEVGNINWEILLCLIAVWIICYFSIWKGVKSTGKVVYITATFPYAMLLGLLIRGLTLPGAMEGVIFYLYPDFQRLLEPQVWMEAASQISYSYSIGVGILTVLGSYNQYNNNCYRDCFWLCLLNSGTSFVAGFAVFSVLGFMAHVQGVPIEDVAESGPGLAFVAYPQAVALMPLPQLWAVCFFIMIILLGLDTQFLAMEVVITSVTDVFPKVLRRTGRREIFLLLFCIFCFFSQLVMVTEGGMYVFQLFDYYACNGACIFFLSVFQALAVGWAFGAERMCNIIEDMTGSYPNIIFRLCWKYVTPFILLVSFIYSMVEYQPLTFNRWYVYPAWAYGLGWLMALSSILMVPAYALVCLWNAKGTLKERWCKLCSPESNVSVSQKQTAERQLMTSAV is encoded by the exons atgctgaaaaataaaaaagtagagGCGAGGGGGCTTTGGGATAGTAAAAGTGAATTCCTTTTGGCTGTAGCAGGAGACATTGTGGGTTTGGGCAATGTTTGGAGATTTCCCTACCTCTGCTACAGGAATGGAGGAG GGGTGTTTTTGGTGCCCTACTTGGTGCTAGCTGTGACCTGTGGTTTGCCCCTATTCCTTCTGGAAACGGCTATGGGACAGTACACACAAGAAGGGGGCATCACATGCTGGCGAAAAATCTGCCCATTGGCTGAGG GTGTTGGCTACGCAGCCCAGGTGATTCAACTGTATGGTTGCATGTGCTACATCATAATCCTGGCCTGGGCATTGCTCTATTTGGTTTTGTCCTTCAAGTCCCCGCTTCCGTGGGCAACCTGTGACAACACCTGGAACACAA ACAGCTGTATTGCTGTTGTAAATCATGACAACTGGACAAATCAGGCCAACTCCACATCAGCAGCCACTGAGTTTTGGGA GCGAAGAGTGCTTACTATCTCTAAAGGTATTGATGAAGTTGGAAACATCAACTGGGAGATTCTCCTGTGTTTAATCGCAGTGTGGATCATATGCTATTTCTCTATATGGAAAGGAGTCAAGTCCACTGGGAAG GTGGTGTATATCACAGCTACGTTCCCTTATGCGATGCTGTTGGGATTGCTGATTCGTGGACTGACTCTGCCTGGAGCCATGGAGGGTGTGATTTTCTATCTCTATCCTGACTTCCAGCGACTGTTGGAGCCTCAG GTGTGGATGGAGGCAGCCAGTCAAATTAGCTACTCTTATAGTATAGGTGTGGGAATATTGACTGTGCTCGGCAGCTACAACCAATACAACAACAACTGCTACAG GGACTGCTTTTGGCTGTGTCTGCTAAACAGTGGCACCAGTTTTGTCGCAGGATTTGCCGTATTCTCCGTTCTGGGCTTCATGGCTCACGTGCAAGGTGTTCCTATAGAGGATGTGGCTGAGTCAG GTCCTGGCCTAGCTTTTGTGGCTTATCCTCAGGCAGTGGCTTTAATGCCTCTGCCTCAGCTGTGGgctgtgtgtttctttattaTGATTATTCTACTTGGTCTGGATACACAG TTTCTTGCGATGGAGGTGGTCATCACATCAGTGACGGACGTGTTTCCGAAAGTGCTACGTAGAACTGGACGCCGAGAGATCTTCCTGcttcttttctgtattttctgctTCTTCAGCCAATTGGTCATGGTCACTGAG GGTGGTATGTACGTGTTTCAGCTGTTTGACTACTATGCCTGTAATGGAGCCTGCATCTTCTTCCTTTCAGTGTTTCAGGCTCTGGCAGTGGGCTGGGCTTTTG gggctgaACGAATGTGCAACATCATTGAAGACATGACAGGGTCATACCCTAACATCATCTTTAGGCTGTGCTGGAAATATGTTACCCCTTTTATCTTGCTG GTATCTTTCATATATTCCATGGTGGAGTACCAGCCTCTGACGTTTAACCGCTGGTATGTGTACCCAGCCTGGGCGTATGGACTGGGCTGGCTGATGGCTTTGTCCTCCATCCTTATGGTTCCTGCATACGCATTGGTCTGCTTGTGGAACGCAAAAGGGACCCTCAAAGAG CGCTGGTGTAAACTCTGCAGTCCTGAGAGCAACGTATCTGTGTCCCAGAAGCAGACAGCTGAAAGACAGTTAATGACATCAGCTGTTTGA
- the LOC131352171 gene encoding ATP-sensitive inward rectifier potassium channel 1-like codes for MPWSLSQLLSCCSRQQGINRVRLITRDGHCNIEYGKMKYSTCFAYMHDIWSTCVQIRWYSLTFFYVASFIFSWFIFTLLWYWVGYSNGDLWWQNPSANHTACVLNLYDLTTAYLFSVETQLTIGFGYRVITPLCPSAITVFMAQILVGIVIACFWCGVLIAKISLPKKVAKAVSFSEKAVICFKQDTLSLQIRVANIRKSLLLGSQIYGKLIRTRVTPEGKTFIMEQVNIDFMVDAGKDNLFFVCPLTLYHVIDKTSPFFQMAVDTLQQQDFELVVFLDGTAESTSSSCQVRTSYLPQEIIWGYKFLPIVSRSKEGKYHIDFSNFDKVEPVPTAHCANCYHDLNGRHHFSNNGTDNAGFEVIEIDSQDNQLSSVNT; via the coding sequence ATGCCCTGGTCATTAAGTCAGCTCCTGAGCTGCTGCTCAAGACAGCAAGGAATTAATCGAGTCCGTTTGATAACCAGGGACGGACACTGTAATATTGAATATGGCAAAATGAAGTACAGCACCTGCTTCGCCTACATGCACGATATCTGGTCCACCTGTGTTCAGATTCGCTGGTATTCCCTCACCTTCTTCTATGTGGCCTCCTTCATTTTCAGCTGGTTTATCTTCACCCTTCTCTGGTACTGGGTTGGCTACAGTAATGGAGACTTGTGGTGGCAAAACCCATCAGCTAATCACACTGCATGTGTACTTAATCTCTATGACTTAACCACCGCATACCTGTTTTCAGTGGAAACACAGCTGACGATCGGCTTTGGCTATAGAGTTATTACCCCACTTTGCCCGAGTGCGATCACAGTCTTCATGGCTCAGATTCTTGTTGGTATTGTCATCGCATGCTTCTGGTGTGGTGTGCTGATAGCTAAAATTTCCTTGCCCAAGAAAGTCGCCAAAGCCGTCAGTTTCAGCGAGAAGGCTGTCATCTGCTTTAAACAGGACACACTCAGTTTACAGATACGTGTGGCCAACATACGCAAAAGCTTGCTGCTCGGCAGTCAGATCTACGGCAAGCTGATCAGGACCAGAGTCACACCTGAAGGAAAGACCTTCATTATGGAGCAGGTCAATATCGACTTCATGGTGGATGCGGGGAAAGACAACTTGTTCTTTGTCTGTCCCTTAACCTTATATCATGTGATTGACAAGACGAGTCCATTCTTCCAAATGGCTGTGGACACTCTACAACAGCAGGACTTTGAGTTGGTGGTGTTTTTAGATGGCACAGCTGAATCCACCAGCTCTTCCTGCCAAGTCAGGACATCATACCTGCCTCAGGAGATCATATGGGGCTACAAGTTTCTCCCCATTGTCTCACGCAGCAAAGAGGGCAAATATCACATAGACTTCTCCAACTTTGACAAAGTGGAACCTGTACCAACTGCTCACTGTGCAAACTGCTATCACGATTTGAATGGCCGTCATCACTTCTCCAACAATGGCACTGATAATGCAGGCTTTGAGGTGATAGAAATTGACAGTCAAGACAATCAGTTAAGTTCTGTGAAcacataa